The following proteins come from a genomic window of Lolium rigidum isolate FL_2022 chromosome 5, APGP_CSIRO_Lrig_0.1, whole genome shotgun sequence:
- the LOC124651917 gene encoding trithorax group protein osa-like — MGFDNECILNIQSLPGEYFCPVCRTLIYPNEAVQTQCTHLYCKPCLTYVAATTQACPYDGYLVTEADSKPLVDINKSLAETIGKVAVHCLYNKSGCQWQGNLSESITHGTACAYGNSPVVCNRCGTQIVHRQVQEHAQLCPGVQPQTQQADSSLTQSSAAITQAVTQDPSAVPSVAPAAVPSATTAGAVTAPAVATSSAGATTASTMAAASFSGAPATSQGQAVAPQTQTAEQCQQQLQYEQYYQQHYPGYNPYTQQYQQYGQYQQYTQPQTQVAMQNVAQVPAQPAPYAQPQFLQPSQPQHMVPNQSQNQSHHPQVQAPVVQPQPQQNPPLNPAPQNPQMHPQVDAQPIAHTQVGTQPFAMPTTQAIASQVQPHVQPHPPQHLQAVTQHQHSQMQFLPQQQHLQSQIQHQHPQVQQQSYPQPQVYHQPHPVAQPQNPPVHAAAGHQSYSQPQPTNQMPHGAPLQRPAHASHSHQQLVGPQHAALVHPPQGQFPLQGQQPAMQAPQGAQHASQHQQHVGYHVQRPPMHPSIPSQAPPQGFPVNTSVPSQTGHLYQQGMYSSQQHMHSQSFQPHGPPFIQQQHVPTSTSRSMSNAATPHQFQESGKSENASNATGNTEVGDSTNGGGEFSGIKPESLGDKNVNGEQNDFGSTRKNVAQTGITLGGADGSDKGKGKDELVGQNSNSQPEASHVSNDLEKGGSLQQVSHKDLGALGSYVPPGMGRQRLSGPDARPPHHMLTQGQTNQMRPPSHSFSENIRPPMQQHPFGLYQSEMAPRMLAPNLPLPAPIRSDDGMIRPPMGGGPLPGHQDTTMPPFAPENVGRPHPAGMTKGNGVGGGPLGNSRAFHEEGFNSSREHFRSLAPSYPGRYNVDPKDIEENMKQFPGPTHLDGEGFQRGPRPFDGFDSLPGRPPFPNKPGPYPTGFPEDLSRKPHSVVGHPDFVSPGAEYGLHRIDGMPRNPGPFLQGMPAGPGGLRKEQLGPGNLPGNIHHDFGNPGFPPTHFHPGDTFLPRNLHGAEPLGHGQLHGIEPSGHRFHGHVHPDDPNLDDYPRHGFPQESGRFSSGGFFSNGDVGLCRICMFNCGSAEDLGLHVHTREHQQHAMDIVLKMKHDVAKRQKMIPGGPKSLNKKVAVKGNFRGNRR; from the exons ATGGGGTTCGATAATGAATGTATTCTGAATATTCAATCTCTTCCTGGTGAATATTTTTGCCCTGTTTGCCGGACACTCATATACCCCAACGAGGCTGTACAAACTCAGTGCACACATCTCTACTGCAAACCTTGCTTGACTTATGTAGCAGCAACAACACAAGCCTGCCCTTATGATGGCTACTTGGTGACAGAAGCCGATTCCAAG CCTCTGGTGGATATAAATAAATCGCTTGCTGAGACAATTGGTAAAGTTGCAGTACACTGTCTCTATAACAAGAGTGGTTGCCAATGGCAAGGAAATCTGTCTGAATCCATCACACATGGTACTGCTTGCGCCTATGGGAACTCCCCTGTTGTTTGTAACCGCTGTGGTACTCAGATTGTACATCGTCAAGTGCAAGAACATGCTCAGCTTTGTCCT GGCGTGCAACCCCAAACACAACAGGCTGACAGTAGTCTGACACAGTCATCAGCTGCAATAACCCAGGCAGTCACCCAAGATCCTTCTGCAGTTCCCTCAGTGGCACCTGCAGCAGTTCCATCTGCAACTACAGCTGGAGCTGTAACAGCTCCTGCAGTGGCGACTAGTTCAGCTGGTGCGACCACAGCAAGCACGATGGCTGCGGCCTCTTTCTCAGGGGCACCTGCTACTAGTCAAGGTCAAGCTGTTGCTCCCCAAACTCAAACAGCTGAGCAGTGCCAGCAGCAGCTCCAGTACGAACAGTATTACCAGCAGCATTACCCTGGCTACAACCCCTACACTCAGCAGTATCAACAGTATGGCCAATACCAGCAGTACACACAACCTCAAACGCAAGTGGCAATGCAAAATGTTGCTCAAGTTCCTGCACAACCTGCTCCATACGCTCAGCCCCAATTCCTGCAGCCCTCACAGCCCCAACACATGGTGCCAAACCAGTCCCAGAATCAGTCTCATCATCCTCAAGTCCAAGCACCAGTTGTTCAGCCGCAGCCTCAGCAGAATCCACCATTGAATCCAGCACCTCAAAATCCACAGATGCACCCACAAGTTGATGCACAGCCTATAGCCCATACTCAAGTTGGTACTCAACCATTTGCAATGCCTACAACTCAAGCAATAGCTTCCCAGGTGCAGCCACATGTACAACCTCATCCTCCACAACATCTGCAGGCTGTGACCCAGCATCAACATTCGCAAATGCAGTTTCTACCTCAGCAGCAACATCTTCAATCTCAGATACAGCACCAGCATCCACAAGTACAGCAGCAATCGTACCCACAACCTCAGGTATATCATCAGCCTCATCCAGTTGCACAACCTCAGAATCCTCCAGTACATGCGGCAGCGGGTCATCAATCATATTCACAGCCTCAGCCAACAAATCAGATGCCACATGGTGCTCCACTTCAGCGCCCTGCACATGCATCTCACTCTCACCAACAGTTAGTTGGTCCTCAGCATGCTGCGCTTGTACACCCTCCGCAGGGTCAATTTCCGTTGCAGGGCCAACAGCCAGCTATGCAGGCTCCTCAAGGTGCTCAGCATGCATCACAACATCAGCAACATGTTGGGTATCATGTTCAAAGGCCACCAATGCATCCAAGCATTCCTTCCCAAGCACCGCCACAAGGGTTTCCTGTTAACACTTCCGTTCCTTCACAAACAGGTCACTTGTACCAACAAGGAATGTACTCATCTCAACAACATATGCATTCACAATCTTTCCAGCCCCATGGTCCACCATTTATACAACAGCAGCATGTTCCAACTTCGACTAGCAGGTCTATGAGTAAtgctgcaactccacaccagttcCAAGAATCTGGGAAGTCAGAAAATGCAAGTAATGCTACCGGCAATACTGAAGTAGGTGATAGTACAAATGGAGGTGGTGAATTTTCTGGCATAAAACCAGAATCTCTAGGTGATAAAAATGTGAACGGAGAGCAGAATGATTTTGGTAGTACTAGAAAAAATGTGGCACAAACTGGCATTACATTGGGTGgtgcagatggttcagacaaaggCAAAGGAAAGGATGAATTAGTTGGCCAAAATAGTAATTCACAGCCTGAAGCTTCACACGTATCCAATGACCTTGAGAAAGGAGGATCACTGCAACAGGTATCACACAAAGATCTGGGAGCACTGGGGTCCTATGTGCCTCCAGGCATGGGTCGACAACGTCTGTCTGGACCTGATGCCAGGCCTCCTCACCATATGCTCACACAAGGCCAGACGAATCAAATGAGGCCACCTAGTCATAGTTTTTCTGAAAATATCCGGCCTCCAATGCAGCAACACCCGTTTGGTTTATATCAATCTGAAATGGCACCAAGGATGCTTGCGCCAAACCTTCCGCTGCCAGCACCCATCAGATCTGATGACGGCATGATTCGGCCACCCATGGGTGGTGGACCCTTGCCTGGACATCAGGACACAACTATGCCTCCTTTTGCTCCAGAAAATGTTGGCCGGCCACATCCTGCTG GAATGACAAAGGGCAATGGTGTTGGCGGCGGGCCACTTGGAAATTCCAGGGCTTTCCACGAAGAAGGGTTCAATTCTTCACGGGAACATTTCAGGTCCTTGGCGCCATCATATCCTGGCAGATACAATGTCGACCCTAAAGATATTGAAGAGAATATGAAGCAATTTCCAGGGCCAACTCATCTTGACGGCGAGGGTTTTCAGAGAGGGCCTAGACCATTTGATGGTTTCGATTCATTACCTGGAAGGCCTCCGTTCCCAAATAAGCCAGGCCCATATCCTACAGGCTTCCCTGAAGATTTGTCAAGGAAACCCCATTCAGTTGTTGGTCATCCTGACTTTGTGTCACCTGGTGCAGAATACGGCCTCCACAGGATTGATGGAATGCCTAGAAACCCAG GTCCATTTCTTCAAGGGATGCCAGCGGGTCCTGGAGGTCTTCGTAAAGAGCAACTAGGCCCTGGCAACCTTCCAGGGAACATACATCATGATTTTGGCAATCCAGGGTTCCCTCCTACACATTTCCACCCTGGTGATACTTTTCTTCCGAGAAATCTACATGGTGCTGAACCCCTTGGACATGGTCAATTGCATGGAATTGAACCTTCTGGCCACCGGTTCCATGGTCACGTACATCCAGATGATCCAAATCTTGATGACTATCCtcgacatggttttccacaagaaTCTGGCCGTTTCAGCTCG GGTGGATTCTTCAGTAATGGAGATGTTGGTTTGTGCCGGATATGCATGTTTAACTGTGGAAGTGCAGAGGACCTgggtctacatgtgcatacaagggAGCATCAGCAGCATGCAATGGACATTGTTCTGAAAATGAAGCATGATGTTGCGAAGAGGCAGAAGAT GATTCCTGGAGGTCCCAAGTCGTTAAACAAAAAAGTAGCTGTGAAGGGCAATTTCCGTGGAAATAGGCGCTAG
- the LOC124651918 gene encoding protein DETOXIFICATION 56-like, producing the protein MDPALPPHHQQLQDQEHDQVGFTTMKKEPGWAKAAARAVAGEARAQRGIALPLIGMNLAGFAKEATTTVLLGRLGELELVAGSLGFSFASATGIAVLTGLCGAMDPICGQAHGAGNAALLRRTLLMTTAMLLAASVPIALLWLHVDVVLARVFGQQPDISAVARRYVVCLLPDLAVASFLCPLKAYLSSQEVTLPALFASVVGLAVHVPLTVWLSRTRGIEGVAAAFWLSDLATAVGLAAYVLLLAKKDDNGNAEAPLCERWWWPVPERKAEWVRLIRLSVPCCLNTCLEWWCYEILILLTGLLPDARRAVAVIAVALNFEYLFYAIMLSLSVSASVRVSNSLGAGDAAAARRAATISIMGAIVAGAAGSALMLASRRQWARLYTRSEGVQDGVAKAMTVMAALEVVDFPMHVCDGIVRGTARPAVGMYAILGGFYLVAMPIGVALGFRARLGIEGLLAGLIAGATVSLAVLVVVIARMDWKAEAAKARARAGVGAVGDDVPGSDKEEATSGNARQV; encoded by the coding sequence ATGGATCCAGCGTTACCACCTCATCACCAGCAGCTGCAAGACCAAGAGCATGATCAAGTTGGATTCACGACCATGAAGAAGGAACCGGGgtgggcgaaggcggcggcgcgcgcagtGGCCGGCGAGGCGCGTGCGCAGCGGGGTATCGCGCTTCCGCTGATCGGCATGAACCTGGCGGGGTTCGCCAAGGAGGCCACCACCACCGTCTTGCTCGGCCGGCTTGGCGAGCTGGAGCTGGTTGCCGGCTCGCTGGGCTTCAGCTTCGCCAGCGCCACGGGGATCGCCGTGCTCACGGGCCTCTGCGGCGCCATGGACCCCATCTGCGGCCAGGCGCACGGCGCCGGGAACGCGGCGCTACTCCGCAGGACGCTGCTGATGACCACTGCCATGCTCCTCGCGGCCTCCGTGCCCATCGCGCTCCTCTGGCTCCACGTCGACGTCGTGCTCGCCCGCGTCTTCGGCCAGCAGCCTGACATATCCGCGGTGGCGAggaggtacgtcgtgtgcctcctCCCGGACCTTGCCGTCGCCTCTTTCCTCTGCCCGCTCAAGGCGTACCTGAGCTCGCAAGAGGTTACGCTCCCGGCGCTCTTCGCCTCCGTCGTGGGGCTCGCCGTACACGTCCCGCTCACCGTGTGGCTGTCACGGACCAGGGGCATCGAGGGCGTCGCCGCCGcattctggctcagcgacctcgccaCCGCTGTCGGGCTGGCCGCCtacgtcctcctcctcgcgaAGAAGGACGACAATGGCAATGCGGAGGCGCCGCTGTGcgagaggtggtggtggccggtcCCGGAGAGGAAGGCGGAATGGGTGCGTCTGATCCGGCTATCCGTACCGTGCTGCCTGAACACGTGCCTAGAGTGGTGGTGCTACGAGATCCTGATCCTGCTCACGGGCCTCCTGCCCGACGCCCGGCGCGCGGTGGCGGTGATCGCGGTGGCGCTCAACTTCGAATACCTCTTCTACGCCATCATGCTCTCCCTCTCCGTGAGCGCCTCCGTGCGCGTCTCCAACTCCCTCGGCGCGGGCGATgcagccgccgcgcgccgcgccgccaccatctccatcaTGGGCGCAATCGTCGCCGGCGCCGCGGGAAGCGCGCTCATGCTCGCGTCACGCCGGCAGTGGGCGCGGCTGTACACGCGGAGCGAGGGGGTGCAGGACGGCGTGGCGAAGGCAATGACGGTGATGGCGGCGCTGGAGGTGGTGGACTTCCCGATGCACGTGTGCGACGGCATCGTGCGGGGCACGGCGAGGCCGGCGGTGGGGATGTACGCCATACTGGGAGGGTTTTATCTCGTTGCGATGCCGATCGGGGTGGCGCTCGGGTTCAGGGCCCGGCTAGGGATCGAGGGCCTGTTGGCAGGGCTCATCGCCGGCGCGACGGTGAGTCTGGCGGTGCTGGTCGTGGTGATCGCGCGCATGGACTGGAAGGCCGAGGCTGCCAAGGCGCGGGCCCGTGCTGGTGTCGGCGCTGTTGGTGATGATGTGCCCGGTTCCGACAAGGAGGAGGCGACGTCCGGGAACGCCCGACAGGTTTGA